Below is a window of Planococcus rifietoensis DNA.
TAGCGTCCGACAATTTCACTTTTTTCTCCCCATTTACTCGAAGCATTCATGCGACGTGGAAAGTCGATCCCGCGGAAGGTTCGTGGTGGATCGACAATACCGTGAATGTCAGCATGGAATATTGGAAGGCACGAGGCTTGCACCATGGGGAATATGAATCGATAGCTGCCGGATATGATTACGATTGGGCGGATGATTGAGGTAGATGGTGGAGCCATTTGAAGTGAACCCTAAATGCTGGTATTTTCAATAAATCAAAAACGCGTGGAGAAACGAATCTGTTTCTCCACGCGTTTTTTGTTTTAAGCGAATTCATGTTGAACGATCTAATTCCGAACGGATGCGAGAGATGTGCTCGCTCATCAATTGCTTGGCCAGCTCGGCGTTACCGCTCTCGATTGCCAAATAGATTTCTTCATGTTCATTGTACGTATCCTGGTGGCGCTCTGCGTCGGTGAATCGATGGCGCCTTGTGGCACGTATATTTTCCTCCAGCCGCTTGGCAAGAGTTTCCATCAAATCGATCAATAATTGATTTTTGGTGGCATTGGCGACTTGCAGATGGAAATCCACGTCAGCCTGGACGCCGAGTTCGGGATCGTTCGCCGCCAATGCCATTTGCCCGAGCACTTCACGGATCGCCAACAAGTTCTCTGGCGTCGCCCGCTGCGCTGCAAGTGAGGCGGCTTCGACTTCAAACGCCCGCCTGAGCTCGAGCATATCGTCGATGTATTGAATCTCCGCTGCATCGATGCGTGTGCCGAGTTCATTGCCGAGCATATCGTGCTTCGTCTCAGAGAGAAAACTGCCGCCGCCTTGGCGGATTTCAAGAAAGCCTTTGCTTTCCAGGCCTTTCAATGCTTCGCGGACGGAATTGCGGCTGACGCCGAATAAACTCGCCAAATCCCGCTCGGAAGGAAGACGGCCGCCAGGGGGGACATTGTTCTCCAGGCACAGCGTTTGGATCTGTTCGACGACTAATTCATAGGTGCGTTTTTTCGGATTCAATAACACTGAACTCTCTCCCTGCTGACTTGGTTTTTGCGTTCTCCTTTCATCATACCGAAAGAAATGCAAAATGTCTGAAAATACACATTGTAATTTTCAGATTATTATGTATAATTGGTTTAATTGGTAGGACCAATTTTCGGAGGTATGAAGATGTATCGGTGTGTATGCATGCTGTTGTAAGACTTTTGGTAAGGCATCGCAATCGATATTCCACAAAACAGCTAGCTTTCCTGGGGGCTCGCGCTGAACTAATTCGGGCTAGACGCCCGAATGGATTTCAGCACTTCGTCGAAACAAAGTTGGAAAGCCACCTCCGTTTCTGCTCCCCAAGGAGTCTGCGCTGTTTTGCTCCATATCTAATAATTAGTATTTATTAAGAGTGGAAGGCGGTGACTCCTGCGGGAGCAGTGACGGAGCATTGCGACGGAGCGACATGAGTCTGTGCCCTGGCAGCTGGCTGCGCGACGTCCTGTCGCGCCAGCTGCATGACCCACATCCTGTGGGCCCGAAAGCGTCCGCCTGGAACGATCCAATAAGCTTTTCCCTATTATAATTTTGAAATTAAGTTTAAATAGTGTGAATAACCACAAAGGAGCGATATGAAATGGCAATTCCTCATCAGGAGAAAATCCTGCACAATTTGGCGGAGTTTCTTACAAGCGAACAAGTCAGCGTCAATGCGACGATCAAGGAGCTGCACGGCAGGGATGAATCCTATCATGCCATGCAATTGCCGGACATCGTCGTGTTTCCAGAAACGGCGGAGCAAGTATCGAAAATCATGAAGCTGTCCCAGCAATACGCGATTCCGATCGTCCCGTTCGGCCTCGGATCGAGCCTTGAAGGCCATGTCATCCCGGAACAGGGCGGCATCACCGTCGATTTTTCCTTGATGAATAAGGTGCTGCATGTCGATGCGGAAGATTTTCTCGTCACGGTCCAGCCGGGTGTCACCAGGACGCAATTGAATAAGGAATTGAAAAAACACGGATTGTTTTTCAGTGTCGACCCTGGGGCGGATGCGACCCTTGGCGGCATGGCGGCGACCAATGCGAGCGGCACAACATCCGTCAAATACGGCGTCATGCGTGACCAGGTGCGCGACCTTGAAGTGGTCATGGCGGACGGCACCATTATCCATACCGGCAATAAAGCGGCGAAATCGTCTTCCGGGCTTCATTTGAACGGCTTGTTCGTCGGCTCTGAAGGGACGCTTGGCTGCTTTACGGAAATGACCTTGAAAGTGTACGGCATCCCAGAATTCGTTACGGCGGCCCGCGCTTCATTTCCGAGCGTGAAAGATGCGGTCGAAGCGGTCGTCTCGATCTTGCAAGCGGGTATTCCGATTGCCCGCGTCGAACTCGTCGATGAACAGTCGATGAGGCAAGTGAATGAATACAATGATACCGCTTACCTCGAGAAGCCGACTTTGTTCCTGGAGTTCCATGGCAATGAAGCAGGGCTCAAGCAAGACGTGGAGTTTATGGAAGAAATCGTCCAGGGGCATGCGTGCGAAGAAATCGCTTTTGAGACTGATACGGCGGCGCGCAATCAATTATGGGAAGCACGCCATACTTTGGCCTATGCCTATATCCATGGCTATCCCGGCAAAAAGATGATGGTGACGGACGTTTGCCTGCCGATTTCAGAACTTGCAAACGCAGTCGGCCATGCACGGGAAAATCTGGAGGCGCTTGGGCTTCCGGGCGGCATCGTCGGCCATGTCGGCGACGGCAATTTCCATGCTCTCATCATGATGAATATGGAAGACCCTGATGAAGTGGCGCGTGCGCAGGAGTTTAACGGGCGCATCGTCGAGTATGCACTCAAGCGCGGAGGGACTTGTACAGGCGAACACGGCGTCGGGCTCGGCAAACAGAAATACCAACAGCAAGAACACGGAGCGGCACTTGAGGTCATGGAGAAAATCAAACGGGCGCTCGACCCGAACAATCTATTGAATCCCGGCAAAAACATCAAAGTGGAGACAAAGGAGACGATCAAATGAAAGTATTGCAATCATTGAGTGCCATCGCTGGAAAGTATTTTGCTGTGTGGGTCATCCTGGCTGCCTTGCTGGCGTTTTTCCTGCCTGAAGCGTTTGTCGGATTCGGCGCCTATATCACGATTCTGCTCGGCGTCGTCATGTTCGGGATGGGCTTGACGCTCAAACCGGTGGATTTCAAAATCATCGCCAAAAGCCCGCTGCCGGTATTTGTCGGCGTGGCCGCACAGTTTCTCGTCATGCCGATCGCAGCGTTTGCCATCGCCTACGTGTTGAATCTGCCGCCTGAACTTGCGGCAGGCCTCGTGCTTCTTGGCTGTGTGCCAGGCGGAACGGCATCGAACGTCATGGTCTATTTGGCAAAAGGCAATTTGGCTTTGTCGGTCGCTATGACGTCCTTGTCGACTTTGATGGCGCCGATCATGACGCCGCTGCTTTTGTTGTTGCTTGCGGGGCAATGGCTGCCGGTTGACCCTGTCTCGATGTTCACGTCGATCATTCAAGTGATCATCCTGCCGATTGCGCTTGGAATCTTAATTCAGCGCATCTTCCCGGCAGCGGTCGCGAAAAGCATCTCGGTCGTGCCGCTCATTTCGGTGGCAGCGATCCTCATCATCGTCTCGGCTGTCACTGCAGCCAATGCGCAAAACGTCATCAGCTCCGGATTCATCGTCTTCCTTGCGGTATTCTTGCATAACGGCTTCGGCTTGATGCTCGGTTATGTGATCGCGATGCTCATGGGCCTCAGCGAAACAGACCGCCGCGCGATTTCACTCGAAGTCGGCATGCAGAACTCAGGGCTAGGTGTTGCTTTGGCCACCGCCCACTTCAGCCCGCTCGCTGCGCTGCCAAGCGTATGGGGCGCCATCTGGCACAATATCTCGGGTCCGATCTTAGCGACGATCTGGTCGAAAAAACCAGCCTCAGCGCCTAATAAGGAAAATCCGGAACTCGCCGCGCGGGTCAAACCGGCGGTAAATTCCGGATCCAAATAAGTGAATGCTATGTATGAAAAAACCACCCGTCATTTGGGTGGTTTTTTCAGAGTGTTGAAGAAATCTATAATCCGCTATGAATGAAAAATCGGGCACCTTTTCTACATTAAAAAATAAAGTTTTCTCTGAGTATCTGGAGAAGCGTTTGCTCGACTCCTGTGGGAATAGCGGGTTTGAGAGACCCCGCAGACCGCGCGAGCGGTCGAGGAGGCTCGATTCCCGCCCCACGGAAAGCGAGAAATAAGCTTAGGAAAATTCGTTTTAAGAGTTCTCCACAGTCTGGTAAAACCACCGGTCACCTGAATAGTTTTTTTGAACGAAGGAGAATGAAACGCAAGTGGCGAAATTTACCAGGTGGAAGATCATTATACGAAAAAGTGAGTGAGATATTGTGGAATTCAAATTGGGAAATGGCACGTTGATGCTGCCGGAGCTGCACATTATGGTGATGGCATTCGTCATTATTTATTTACTGGCCAAATGGAGCAAGGAATTGGAAACCGGCCGCATCAAAATTTTTATCTATTTTCTAGTCGCTGCTTATGTCATGCCGGTTCTTTCCTACAGCACTTTAGAGTACGACTTCCAGCTGTGGATTCCGGCCGGCTTCCTAGTAGTGTTCTTTTATATTTACCGGAAAGAACGATACCATCCTGCTAAAATGAAGGCCAGTGTGCTGGGGCTGTTCGTAGCGATATACCAAATCGCCGGCCATATGTTTTAAAGCCCGGCCGGCGTTTTGAAAAGAGTCAATCAATAATGATTGCTTTGCCTTGTTCGCGAAGCGATTTCAGCGAATCGAGCATATGCTTGATCTGCTCCTCGCTATGGCGTTCCCAGGAAGCAAGTTCCGCCACGATCTTCAATGGCGCCTTGGAACGATAGGAGCGTGTCGGGTTTCCAGGAAAACGCTTGTCGGTCAGGTTTGGGTCGTTTTCGAATTCGCCTGTCGGTTCGACGATGTAGATCCGTTCCG
It encodes the following:
- a CDS encoding FadR/GntR family transcriptional regulator, whose translation is MLLNPKKRTYELVVEQIQTLCLENNVPPGGRLPSERDLASLFGVSRNSVREALKGLESKGFLEIRQGGGSFLSETKHDMLGNELGTRIDAAEIQYIDDMLELRRAFEVEAASLAAQRATPENLLAIREVLGQMALAANDPELGVQADVDFHLQVANATKNQLLIDLMETLAKRLEENIRATRRHRFTDAERHQDTYNEHEEIYLAIESGNAELAKQLMSEHISRIRSELDRST
- a CDS encoding FAD-binding oxidoreductase, whose translation is MAIPHQEKILHNLAEFLTSEQVSVNATIKELHGRDESYHAMQLPDIVVFPETAEQVSKIMKLSQQYAIPIVPFGLGSSLEGHVIPEQGGITVDFSLMNKVLHVDAEDFLVTVQPGVTRTQLNKELKKHGLFFSVDPGADATLGGMAATNASGTTSVKYGVMRDQVRDLEVVMADGTIIHTGNKAAKSSSGLHLNGLFVGSEGTLGCFTEMTLKVYGIPEFVTAARASFPSVKDAVEAVVSILQAGIPIARVELVDEQSMRQVNEYNDTAYLEKPTLFLEFHGNEAGLKQDVEFMEEIVQGHACEEIAFETDTAARNQLWEARHTLAYAYIHGYPGKKMMVTDVCLPISELANAVGHARENLEALGLPGGIVGHVGDGNFHALIMMNMEDPDEVARAQEFNGRIVEYALKRGGTCTGEHGVGLGKQKYQQQEHGAALEVMEKIKRALDPNNLLNPGKNIKVETKETIK
- a CDS encoding bile acid:sodium symporter family protein, translated to MKVLQSLSAIAGKYFAVWVILAALLAFFLPEAFVGFGAYITILLGVVMFGMGLTLKPVDFKIIAKSPLPVFVGVAAQFLVMPIAAFAIAYVLNLPPELAAGLVLLGCVPGGTASNVMVYLAKGNLALSVAMTSLSTLMAPIMTPLLLLLLAGQWLPVDPVSMFTSIIQVIILPIALGILIQRIFPAAVAKSISVVPLISVAAILIIVSAVTAANAQNVISSGFIVFLAVFLHNGFGLMLGYVIAMLMGLSETDRRAISLEVGMQNSGLGVALATAHFSPLAALPSVWGAIWHNISGPILATIWSKKPASAPNKENPELAARVKPAVNSGSK
- the arr gene encoding NAD(+)--rifampin ADP-ribosyltransferase — encoded protein: MNESTEVLDLGPFFHGTKAQLSVGDLLEAQNPSNFQDKKSNYIYFTATLDAAKWGAELAAGNLAERIYIVEPTGEFENDPNLTDKRFPGNPTRSYRSKAPLKIVAELASWERHSEEQIKHMLDSLKSLREQGKAIIID